The Fibrobacter sp. UWEL genome includes a region encoding these proteins:
- a CDS encoding spermidine/putrescine ABC transporter substrate-binding protein, whose amino-acid sequence MKKIFLVMSLLLAAALFVGCNEEKNTEKPTKVTVMIYSEYIDPEMLTEFQLKTGYKLQLELYEAQEEMIGKLQASGTSQYDVIIASDVVIQQMIHLGLLQAIDTNKVPNRINIADQFRNPSYDPTNSYSIPYLWGTTGILYNDSTIDPMKVSYSMLFDPKQTKGNFSLLEESRSMLSMALQAKGYDANSVDPKQINEAVDYILQAKKDPHFLGFDGSVGGKDKVLSKMDRAAIVFNGEAMAAIEENPHLQFAIPTEGSFMWVDAMLLSAKAPNPEGAYAFMNYILEAKTGAQLAKFINYATPNKASLEVIDEDFKNNRVINPSKEEIDRMVFLKDPGDAARLFDEAWTIVKTR is encoded by the coding sequence ATGAAAAAGATTTTTCTTGTAATGTCCCTCCTTCTGGCAGCCGCACTTTTCGTAGGCTGTAACGAAGAAAAAAACACCGAAAAGCCGACCAAGGTCACTGTAATGATTTACAGTGAGTACATTGATCCGGAAATGCTAACAGAATTCCAGTTGAAAACAGGCTACAAGCTCCAGCTGGAACTTTACGAAGCCCAGGAAGAAATGATTGGTAAGCTTCAGGCATCCGGCACCAGCCAGTACGATGTGATCATTGCAAGTGACGTGGTGATTCAGCAGATGATCCACCTGGGACTTCTCCAGGCAATCGACACCAACAAGGTCCCCAATCGCATTAATATCGCAGACCAGTTCAGGAATCCTAGCTACGACCCCACCAACAGCTACTCCATTCCCTACCTGTGGGGAACCACCGGCATTCTCTATAATGATAGCACCATTGATCCCATGAAGGTCAGCTACTCCATGCTGTTTGACCCCAAGCAGACCAAGGGTAACTTCAGCCTGCTGGAAGAAAGCCGTTCCATGCTTTCCATGGCTTTGCAGGCCAAAGGCTATGACGCAAACTCTGTAGACCCCAAGCAAATCAACGAAGCTGTGGATTATATTCTCCAGGCAAAGAAGGATCCCCACTTCCTGGGTTTCGATGGTTCCGTAGGTGGCAAGGACAAGGTTCTTTCCAAGATGGACAGGGCTGCAATCGTATTTAACGGCGAAGCAATGGCCGCCATCGAAGAAAATCCCCATCTTCAATTTGCAATTCCCACCGAAGGCTCCTTCATGTGGGTTGATGCCATGCTGTTAAGCGCCAAGGCTCCCAATCCGGAAGGCGCCTACGCATTCATGAACTACATTCTGGAAGCGAAAACAGGCGCCCAGCTAGCAAAGTTCATCAATTACGCTACCCCCAACAAGGCATCTCTGGAAGTCATTGACGAAGACTTCAAGAACAACCGCGTGATCAACCCCTCCAAGGAAGAAATCGACCGTATGGTATTCCTAAAGGATCCGGGAGACGCAGCAAGACTCTTCGACGAAGCCTGGACAATCGTAAAGACTCGTTAG
- a CDS encoding ABC transporter permease: MSKKKLPFITVILSIIGFILLYLPMFLVVEQSFNASKHGQSWGGFTLSWYTGLVDNAMVQTTTVNTLILAVVSTLIATVLGTILAIGIYRTPWGKKMQYFYDMSINVPVVTPDILMAIALVSVFALFRSWTSIFDPGMLTMVIAHVTLEISFVVLVVQSRLVSIGKDQIEAARDLYASTAGAWFRVIIPQLSTAIVSGALLAFTLSLDDFILSFFTSGPESQTLPLYIYGSLKRGISPQIHALSSIIFGLTLFVMILMVLKGIRKERKLSRKA; the protein is encoded by the coding sequence TTGTCTAAGAAGAAACTTCCCTTTATTACCGTAATTCTTTCCATCATCGGTTTTATCCTGCTTTACCTCCCTATGTTCCTGGTGGTAGAACAGAGTTTTAACGCTAGTAAGCACGGGCAAAGCTGGGGCGGATTCACCCTGAGTTGGTACACAGGACTTGTTGACAACGCCATGGTGCAAACCACCACCGTCAACACTTTAATTCTTGCGGTGGTCAGCACCTTAATCGCAACCGTTCTAGGAACCATTCTCGCCATCGGTATTTACCGCACACCCTGGGGTAAGAAGATGCAATATTTTTACGATATGAGCATCAACGTTCCCGTGGTCACGCCGGATATCCTGATGGCTATTGCTCTTGTTTCCGTATTCGCGCTTTTCCGCAGCTGGACGTCTATTTTTGATCCTGGTATGTTGACTATGGTCATCGCCCACGTCACTCTGGAAATCAGCTTTGTGGTTCTCGTGGTACAAAGCCGTCTGGTAAGCATCGGCAAGGACCAAATCGAGGCTGCCCGCGACCTTTACGCAAGCACGGCCGGAGCATGGTTCCGCGTTATCATCCCGCAACTTTCTACTGCAATTGTTTCCGGAGCACTTCTGGCGTTCACACTATCTCTGGACGATTTCATCCTCAGTTTCTTCACTAGTGGGCCAGAATCCCAGACTTTGCCCCTATACATCTACGGTTCCCTGAAACGCGGTATTTCTCCCCAGATTCATGCACTGTCCTCCATCATCTTTGGCCTAACCCTTTTCGTCATGATCTTGATGGTGCTCAAGGGCATCCGTAAGGAACGCAAGCTTTCGAGAAAAGCCTAA
- a CDS encoding ABC transporter permease — MQTEVFEGKLTTRSRMRKFGALLTGPGILWLTVFLLLPTLFLMVLAFAQRGSYGSINWDFSIENLRRLVGFSSFGWSPDNLLILWRSLKIAVVTTILCIAFGLPMAFWIANHGKSMRAFLFALIMVPSCTNLVIRTSAWMTLLGPDMFPADIARFFGVIGEGESLYPGSFAVYIGMVSSMLPFAVLPLYTSVERLDWGVVEASRDLYAGPFRTFYHGILSQMMPGIVASVILTLVPSLGMYVISDLLGGGKYMLIGNLIQQQFGAAMDWPFGAMLGSVLIICSVISLVIFQRVGGKNFV; from the coding sequence ATGCAGACAGAAGTTTTCGAAGGCAAACTCACTACCCGCAGCCGCATGCGAAAATTCGGAGCACTCCTAACAGGTCCCGGAATTTTGTGGCTTACAGTTTTTTTGCTGTTACCTACCCTTTTCCTGATGGTTCTTGCGTTTGCCCAACGCGGAAGCTATGGCAGCATCAACTGGGATTTTTCCATCGAGAACCTTAGACGCCTTGTGGGCTTCAGCTCCTTCGGTTGGTCTCCCGACAATCTGCTGATTCTCTGGCGTAGTCTGAAAATTGCAGTGGTCACCACGATTCTCTGCATCGCCTTTGGTCTCCCTATGGCATTCTGGATTGCCAATCACGGCAAATCCATGCGAGCATTTCTTTTTGCACTCATTATGGTCCCCAGCTGTACCAACCTGGTGATTCGCACTTCCGCCTGGATGACTTTACTGGGTCCCGACATGTTCCCTGCGGATATCGCTCGATTCTTCGGCGTTATCGGCGAAGGAGAATCCCTTTACCCGGGCAGTTTTGCAGTCTATATCGGCATGGTCAGTTCCATGTTGCCTTTCGCGGTCCTCCCCCTCTACACCAGCGTTGAACGTTTGGATTGGGGCGTGGTGGAAGCTAGCCGTGACTTGTACGCAGGTCCCTTCCGTACTTTCTATCACGGCATTTTATCCCAGATGATGCCAGGCATTGTGGCAAGCGTCATCTTGACTTTGGTCCCTAGTCTCGGTATGTACGTCATCAGCGACCTACTGGGCGGAGGCAAATACATGCTGATCGGAAACCTGATCCAGCAGCAGTTCGGTGCAGCCATGGACTGGCCCTTCGGCGCCATGCTGGGTTCTGTATTGATTATCTGCAGTGTGATTAGTCTTGTGATTTTCCAGAGAGTGGGAGGGAAGAATTTTGTCTAA
- a CDS encoding SPFH domain-containing protein, giving the protein MAGKIYEMSNKISTKHKLTIALTIFIVIVIAVLWSSIFGYNSATQILVKQSPFGEMSCIDHAGFYFKGFGTIYEYDRTKDFYFNSSNEKVKGQSWEGDDTDEDDISVTLSRNANADISGYLKYQLPTVCEELIKIHMDQRGDRQLKHGLVRNAVLSAVRKTAPLFTAEEAKVTKIAEFRRLAEDQLIYGEYLTTTEIREEKVGEDEVDSTGRVTKKAESQQYTVTKLALDAQGQRVLIKESALKQYNIRILQFEIQNVKLDAKAQQQLDIVKEREMKRVAERTASETAKQQAITAEAEGKAKVAKEKAEQEVVKIREVTQAEKERDVAILNAQKEKEVARLAAEKAIEDAKRIRAEGEAEAAANRAKVQAGLTPQEAAEWAYKTKVGVAEALAKSSHPLVPSIMMGGADGKGGSTAMDAVGLKYLMDINEKLSK; this is encoded by the coding sequence GTGGCTGGAAAAATCTACGAGATGTCCAACAAAATTTCTACAAAACACAAGCTTACCATTGCACTGACGATTTTCATCGTTATCGTAATCGCGGTTCTCTGGAGCTCCATTTTCGGATACAACTCCGCCACCCAGATTCTGGTGAAGCAGAGCCCGTTTGGCGAGATGTCCTGTATTGACCATGCAGGCTTTTACTTCAAGGGTTTTGGAACCATTTACGAATACGACCGCACCAAGGATTTCTACTTCAATTCTTCTAACGAAAAGGTGAAGGGACAGTCTTGGGAAGGAGATGACACCGACGAAGATGACATTTCCGTTACCCTCTCTCGTAACGCAAACGCAGACATCTCCGGCTACCTCAAGTATCAGCTTCCCACCGTTTGCGAAGAACTGATCAAGATCCATATGGACCAACGCGGCGACCGTCAATTGAAACACGGACTCGTCCGTAATGCAGTTCTTTCCGCAGTACGTAAGACCGCTCCGCTGTTTACCGCAGAAGAAGCCAAGGTCACAAAGATTGCAGAATTCCGCCGTCTGGCAGAAGACCAGCTCATCTACGGCGAATACCTGACCACCACTGAAATTCGCGAAGAAAAAGTGGGCGAAGACGAAGTGGATTCCACCGGAAGAGTCACCAAGAAGGCAGAAAGCCAGCAATATACTGTTACCAAGCTAGCTTTGGATGCCCAGGGTCAGCGAGTGCTTATCAAGGAATCCGCTCTCAAGCAGTACAACATCCGCATTCTTCAGTTCGAAATCCAGAACGTTAAGCTGGATGCCAAGGCCCAGCAGCAGCTGGACATCGTGAAGGAACGTGAAATGAAGCGCGTAGCCGAACGTACCGCCTCCGAAACCGCAAAGCAGCAGGCCATTACCGCCGAAGCAGAAGGTAAGGCAAAGGTGGCTAAGGAAAAGGCCGAACAGGAAGTGGTGAAGATCCGCGAAGTGACTCAGGCCGAAAAGGAACGTGATGTGGCCATCCTGAATGCCCAGAAGGAAAAGGAAGTGGCACGTCTCGCTGCAGAAAAGGCTATTGAAGATGCAAAGCGTATCCGCGCCGAAGGTGAAGCAGAAGCTGCAGCCAACCGCGCCAAGGTCCAGGCAGGTCTTACTCCGCAGGAAGCCGCCGAATGGGCATACAAGACTAAGGTAGGCGTGGCAGAAGCTCTGGCCAAGTCCAGCCATCCTCTGGTACCCTCCATCATGATGGGTGGTGCAGACGGTAAGGGCGGTAGCACCGCTATGGACGCCGTAGGTCTTAAGTACCTGATGGATATTAACGAAAAGCTGTCTAAATAG
- a CDS encoding ABC transporter ATP-binding protein, producing the protein MKSFDLQVKNVSKSFGEKAVLKGIDVFIKDGQFVTLLGPSGCGKTTLLRIIAGFEKADAGEVILSGEVISNRSPAHRPINTVFQSYALFPHLNVFNNIAFGLKSHKVPKDEIEKRVNAMMEMVNITDLKNEMPATLSGGQKQRVALARALVNEPDILLLDEPLSALDANLRKKLQVELKEVQKKTDTTFIMVTHDQDEAIAVSDRVLVMYKGAIVQDGTPEDVYEHPVNRFVATFMGECNILESERIADKLTKVAFGELVLEKDPQWAAGGIAIRMEDIHVCTAGENFDNNVFDARILERIFRGDYWELIAELPGVGNAESLKLRVMTDPDEIYNPGDQVKLYMEPQYLQVLAD; encoded by the coding sequence ATGAAATCTTTCGATCTTCAAGTCAAGAATGTTTCCAAGAGCTTCGGCGAAAAGGCCGTGCTCAAGGGAATTGACGTATTCATCAAAGACGGTCAGTTTGTCACATTGCTTGGTCCTTCCGGTTGCGGAAAGACCACGCTCCTCCGTATTATCGCCGGTTTTGAAAAGGCCGACGCAGGCGAAGTGATTCTTAGTGGCGAAGTTATTTCTAACAGGTCGCCCGCGCACCGCCCCATCAATACGGTGTTCCAAAGTTACGCACTATTCCCCCATCTGAATGTGTTCAACAACATCGCATTCGGCCTCAAGAGCCACAAGGTACCTAAGGACGAAATCGAGAAACGCGTGAACGCCATGATGGAAATGGTGAACATCACCGACTTGAAGAACGAAATGCCCGCAACCTTGAGCGGCGGTCAGAAGCAGCGTGTTGCCTTGGCCCGCGCCTTGGTGAACGAGCCCGACATCCTTTTGCTGGACGAGCCCCTCAGCGCTCTTGACGCAAACCTGCGTAAAAAACTCCAGGTGGAACTGAAGGAAGTCCAGAAGAAGACCGACACTACTTTCATTATGGTGACCCACGACCAGGACGAAGCGATTGCAGTAAGCGACCGCGTGCTGGTGATGTACAAAGGCGCCATCGTGCAAGACGGCACTCCCGAGGACGTCTACGAGCATCCGGTGAATCGTTTTGTGGCAACCTTCATGGGTGAATGCAACATCCTTGAAAGCGAACGAATTGCAGACAAACTAACAAAAGTCGCTTTTGGCGAACTGGTGCTTGAAAAGGACCCGCAGTGGGCTGCAGGTGGCATCGCCATCCGTATGGAAGACATCCATGTTTGCACTGCAGGCGAAAACTTCGACAACAACGTTTTTGACGCCCGAATCTTGGAACGCATTTTCCGCGGCGACTACTGGGAACTGATTGCAGAACTCCCCGGAGTTGGTAACGCAGAAAGTCTCAAGCTTCGCGTCATGACCGACCCCGATGAAATCTACAATCCCGGCGACCAGGTCAAGCTGTACATGGAACCGCAATACCTGCAGGTTCTCGCAGACTAA
- a CDS encoding pyridoxal phosphate-dependent aminotransferase, which produces MRKRLLTDGAKELSYEIREIVKKANLLKTLGMPNIHWENIGDPIEKKCEVPEWIKDIVVDLSKTNRSYGYCPSKGMLETREFLVKETNKLGGAQITVDDILFFNGLGDAIATMYSLLSMTTRIIGPSPAYSTHSSAEAAHAHAPAITYSLKPENHWYPDLEELENKVKYNPNVAGILILNPDNPTGMVYPLEILQKIVDIAKRYNLFIICDEIYNKITYNGAHAYALAEYIGDVPAIALKGISKEYPWPGARCGWAEYYNRDKDEQFDAFCRALDNAKMVEVCSTTLPQMTIPRVLGDPRFMEHRQALNEKIGRRSAIINEILSDIPELYFNPTYGAFYNTIIFREGVLNKHQTMKIDNPRIKAKVEEWCSKTDNLDYRFVYYLLGAKGICVVPSTSFCTDLKGFRVTLLEEDEKELRSVFTTIHDAIIEYLHS; this is translated from the coding sequence ATGAGAAAGCGTTTGCTTACTGATGGCGCCAAGGAACTGTCTTACGAAATCCGTGAGATCGTGAAGAAGGCGAACCTTCTGAAAACGCTGGGCATGCCGAACATCCACTGGGAAAACATTGGTGACCCCATTGAAAAGAAGTGCGAAGTGCCCGAATGGATCAAGGACATCGTTGTGGACCTTTCCAAGACCAACCGTAGCTACGGTTACTGCCCGTCCAAGGGTATGCTGGAAACCCGCGAATTCCTGGTGAAGGAAACCAACAAGCTGGGCGGCGCTCAGATTACCGTCGACGACATTCTGTTCTTCAACGGCCTTGGCGATGCAATCGCTACCATGTACAGCCTTCTGTCCATGACCACCCGCATTATCGGACCTTCCCCGGCATACAGCACCCACAGTTCTGCAGAAGCTGCCCACGCTCATGCTCCCGCTATTACCTATAGCCTCAAGCCCGAAAACCACTGGTATCCGGACCTGGAAGAACTTGAAAACAAGGTGAAGTACAACCCCAACGTGGCTGGCATCCTGATTCTGAATCCGGATAATCCCACCGGCATGGTTTACCCGCTGGAAATTTTGCAGAAGATCGTTGATATCGCCAAGCGTTATAACCTCTTCATTATCTGCGACGAAATCTATAACAAGATTACCTACAATGGAGCTCACGCCTACGCTCTGGCCGAATACATCGGCGACGTTCCGGCTATCGCTCTCAAGGGCATCTCCAAGGAATATCCGTGGCCGGGCGCACGTTGCGGCTGGGCAGAATACTACAACCGCGACAAGGACGAACAGTTCGACGCCTTCTGCCGCGCTCTTGACAACGCCAAGATGGTTGAAGTCTGCTCCACCACCCTCCCCCAGATGACCATTCCTCGCGTACTGGGCGATCCTCGCTTTATGGAACACCGCCAGGCTCTTAACGAAAAGATTGGCCGTCGCTCCGCCATCATTAACGAAATCCTTTCCGACATTCCGGAACTGTATTTCAACCCCACCTACGGTGCATTCTACAACACCATCATCTTCCGTGAAGGCGTTCTGAACAAGCACCAGACCATGAAGATTGACAATCCTCGCATCAAGGCCAAGGTGGAAGAATGGTGTTCCAAGACTGATAACCTGGACTACCGCTTCGTGTACTACCTGTTGGGCGCAAAGGGAATTTGCGTTGTGCCTAGCACCAGTTTCTGCACCGACCTCAAGGGCTTCCGCGTGACGCTCCTTGAAGAAGATGAAAAGGAACTGCGCAGCGTGTTCACCACCATCCACGACGCCATCATCGAATACTTGCACAGCTAA
- a CDS encoding type I restriction enzyme HsdR N-terminal domain-containing protein codes for MANETLFDPIRKKDVPATPEEHVRQATIRYLLEQVKVPEHLIAVEFPLNAVDPKTDDRVDIMVHNFRDGATVEKPWLLVECKAPGEYNWPSLQQQLNKYLQILTPVYVMLSLGDAVRYFKLDATTKRFVKIETLPVFQ; via the coding sequence ATGGCTAATGAAACCTTATTTGATCCCATCCGCAAGAAGGATGTTCCTGCGACGCCCGAAGAACACGTCCGTCAGGCTACCATTCGATACTTGTTGGAGCAGGTTAAGGTTCCGGAGCATTTGATCGCGGTGGAGTTCCCGCTAAATGCGGTGGACCCAAAGACTGATGACCGCGTGGACATTATGGTCCATAACTTTCGCGATGGGGCTACCGTCGAGAAGCCATGGCTGCTGGTGGAATGTAAAGCTCCTGGGGAATACAACTGGCCCTCTCTCCAGCAACAGCTGAACAAGTACCTACAAATCCTGACACCTGTCTACGTTATGCTTTCCCTAGGTGATGCCGTCCGCTATTTTAAGCTGGATGCCACTACCAAACGTTTTGTAAAAATCGAAACACTGCCCGTGTTTCAGTAA
- a CDS encoding GIY-YIG nuclease family protein: MTFELLYVLRMKENSITPYVTYIMANSTNAVLYVGVTNDLKRRVVEHKSEINVKGFTAKYHVDKLVYFEEFQSITDAIAREKQLKHWNRQWKNALICKMNPEWNDLFVGE, translated from the coding sequence ATGACGTTTGAACTTTTATATGTTTTGCGTATGAAAGAAAACAGCATAACTCCTTATGTCACATATATAATGGCGAATTCTACAAATGCGGTTCTATATGTTGGTGTTACGAATGATTTGAAGCGTCGTGTTGTAGAGCACAAGTCGGAAATAAACGTCAAGGGCTTTACAGCAAAGTATCATGTAGATAAGTTGGTATACTTTGAAGAATTTCAATCGATTACGGATGCTATCGCTCGGGAAAAACAATTAAAGCATTGGAATCGTCAATGGAAAAATGCTTTAATATGCAAAATGAATCCTGAATGGAATGATTTGTTTGTTGGTGAGTAA